The Bos indicus x Bos taurus breed Angus x Brahman F1 hybrid chromosome 11, Bos_hybrid_MaternalHap_v2.0, whole genome shotgun sequence genome includes a region encoding these proteins:
- the C11H2orf15 gene encoding LOW QUALITY PROTEIN: uncharacterized protein C2orf15 homolog (The sequence of the model RefSeq protein was modified relative to this genomic sequence to represent the inferred CDS: deleted 1 base in 1 codon; substituted 1 base at 1 genomic stop codon): MEETYPLLXEVPASYFYSAVPMGFSPSKSATQVSALHMDSKVGDRLMQRTEKSKLEPVTQLFQNTKKIRLEDTDQEAFTRSKDTGTGYLSEKALGPVICVKESDGIEMTDVK; encoded by the exons ATGGAAGAAACGTATCCACTGCTTTAAGAGGTGCCAgca tcttatttttattcagCTGTCCCAATGGGGTTTTCCCCAAGTAAATCTGCTACTCAAGTTTCTGCTTTGCATATGGATTCAAAAGTGGGTGATCGCTTAATGCAAaggacagagaaaagcaaattggAGCCAGTGACTCAGTTATTTCAAAACACCAAGAAAATAAGATTAGAAGACACAGATCAAGAAGCCTTTACAAGGAGCAAAGACACTGGCACAGGATATCTTTCAGAGAAAGCCTTGGGTCCAGTGATATGTGTTAAAGAAAGTGATGGGATAGAAATGACAGACGTCAAATGA